One Prunus dulcis chromosome 8, ALMONDv2, whole genome shotgun sequence DNA window includes the following coding sequences:
- the LOC117638421 gene encoding uncharacterized protein LOC117638421, which yields MVMPTETESPIYLMVRADETIFWYVIERKSTAATAENDNNNEGRNIVVLRASERDRVRQLNLPSFGGEGLDWIDFSRLVALNRRLYLIGSTIGDTNKVGRVGLRYIDLDATPTPIWHIGGGVNSDRQGGAIAREDGWIFTSGDNLYRVNHPSGDSTKLPKKEGLRGGVNLLGVTMSNILVYVNELDYNTMLHCNTMYSIDLRSNRWEVICHRFWGVWSPGVILFDDSLLFSLGTQNPSSDTESLGFKARPGVYAFDIRARRWLSSPLEGLKNEVGRENFDPGLETVLPSEGPYDSGDVLAPTDEPVDPFKPWWVPLSLVKVGVENGHHKLGLVWDRMIIYDNDVKSCQIHWCKFKILTPNGGNILEAELLSSGICNLDDSTYMVMNCTAGLVVAPDEGNEEEKGDKRRREGVTAPDGGNEEESDSKRRRGVNAPDDSNEEEKGNERSGSCFPTNQTGETR from the exons ATGGTGATGCCAACCGAAACTGAAAGCCCAATATACCTGATGGTTAGGGCAGATGAAACGATTTTTTGGTACGTTATTGAAAGGAAATCCACGGCAGCGACGGCAGAAAATGATAACAACAACGAAGGGAGGAACATTGTAGTGCTGCGTGCGAGCGAAAGAGACAGAGTCCGACAACTCAATCTACCGAGTTTTGGGGGCGAAGGGTTGGACTGGATTGACTTCAGCAGGCTTGTTGCCCTGAACCGCCGCTTGTACCTCATTGGCAGTACCATTGGGGACACAAATAAAGTCGGTAGGGTCGGGTTGAGGTACATTGACTTGGATGCTACTCCAACGCCGATCTGGCATATTGGGGGCGGAGTAAATAGCGACAGACAAGGCGGGGCTATTGCTCGAGAGGATGGCTGGATCTTTACTTCGGGAGATAACCTCTACCGTGTGAATCATCCTAGTGGCGACTCCACCAAGTTGCCGAAAAAAGAAGGCCTGAGAGGAGGAGTAAATCTGCTTGGTGTTACTATGAGTAATATTTTGGTTTATGTCAACGAGTTAGATTATAACACCATGTTACATTGTAACACCATGTACTCCATAGATTTGAGATCCAACCGCTGGGAAGTCATTTGCCACAGATTTTGGGGTGTATGGTCCCCTGGGGTGATACTTTTTGACGACTCGCTTTTATTCTCCCTTGGAACGCAAAACCCATCATCGGATACAGAATCCCTCGGTTTTAAGGCTCGACCAGGGGTTTATGCGTTTGATATTCGTGCTCGTAGATGGTTGTCCAGCCCACTTGAGGGCTTGAAAAATGAGGTAGGCCGTGAAAATTTTGACCCTGGCCTTGAGACAGTCCTTCCCAGTGAGGGTCCATATGACAGTGGAGATGTCCTTGCCCCTACGGATGAGCCTGTAGACCCATTCAAGCCATGGTGGGTTCCACTGTCGTTGGTTAAAGTTGGAGTCGAGAATGGCCACCACAAGTTGGGTTTGGTATGGGATCGCATGATCATCTACGACAACGATGTAAAGTCTTGTCAAATTCATTGGTGCAAGTTCAAGATACTCACCCCTAATGGTGGTAATATATTAGAGGCTGAATTGCTGTCAAGTGGAATATGCAATCTAGATGACTCCACTTACATGGTGATGAATTGCACAGCAGGATT GGTAGTTGCACCAGATGAGGGcaatgaagaagagaagggtgataaaagaagaagagaagg GGTCACTGCACCAGATGGCGGTAATGAAGAAGAGAGTGAtagtaaaagaagaagagg GGTAAATGCACCTGACGACAGtaatgaagaagagaagggcAATGAAAGAAGTGGAAG CTGCTTCCCAACAAATCAGACAGGGGAAACTCGCTGA